The Macaca mulatta isolate MMU2019108-1 chromosome 19, T2T-MMU8v2.0, whole genome shotgun sequence sequence CTGTGTGCTAACAGGTGTACGAAAAAGAAATGGTGGGATCATCCAAGCCATCTggagcaaagagaataaagtcaCAGCTGATGTTGTCAGAGGGAAGGGAAAATCTTGGTCTGTGGAAGGGCCACAGTGACCCTGTGAGCTAAGTTACAACACTGAAGTCCCAGCCAAATCCCTGCTGTGTTCACTGATCTGGAGCCTGAGACATTCCCCTGTTTCTCCCATCATAAGCTGTGGACCCTGAGTCTCCCATAACAGGAGCAGCCTCTTCTCTCCCATTGTTGGTCAAGCCTAAGGCTACTCTTTGTGGTCATGGCCAACTTTGATGTCCAGGGGTAAAGGTCTCTGTACTTGCACCCGAGAGGGACTGGGAGGCCTGGCCTCTGGCCATGTGTATTTGGGATGGCAGCCTGGCTCACAGAGGAACAGAAGATACTCACAGACAGGATTCAGGGTGACTGGGTCACTGCGGCTGGAACTCACTGGGCTCTTCATTTGACATTCGTAGGGTCCTGCAGTACGCTTTGTGACACCAAATAGAATGAGGGTCCTGTTGTTTTCGGACAGCTGCAACCTGGGACTGATAGGGAGGATCTGACCATTTATCCACCACAGGTAGCTTGCGTTCGGAGTGTCAGGATCACAGGATAAGGTCACAGtctccatgccctccctggggtTTAAGTTGCTGCTGTAGATGTAGGGCTTGGGAGTCTCCACTGtgcagataacagagagaagattgccctgtgtggcacctttgattcctccaaagacatttttcaatcAGAGATGGCATTTCCCACCTTTCAGCCCACCCAAGTCCTTAAAAGCCCATATCAGGTGTGTGTGTTACAAGACAGACGCATGGCAATCTGAGGGCTCAGAGATTGTGAGGCTGCCTGCTTTATATGAGAGAAGCACAGACTTTCTCATGTGTGAATTGAGCAGCAGTATTGGGTCATGGAAAGGCATGGGACCAGCAGTCACAGCCCCTAGTGCCCCTCTGAGTCCCTCCCTCTCCAACTGCCTGCCTGGCCCACCCTGTGGTCCTCACCTGGAGCATGCAGTGCTGGAATCTTCTTAGTTTCAGTCTTACTTTGCCCCCCAAGATATGTTTtatcgccgggcgcggtgtctcacgcctgtaatcccagcactttgggaggccgaggcgggcggatcacaaggtcaggagatcgagaccacggtgaaaccccgtctctactaaaaatacaaaaaatgagccgggcgcagtggcgggcgcctgtagtcccagctactcgggaggctggggcaggagaatggcgtgaacccaggaggcggaggttgcagtgagccaggatcgcgccactgcactccagcttgggcgacagagcaagactccgtctcaaaaaaaaaaaaaaaaaaaggatatgtttTATCTGCAGCTTCCCTTTCAAGAACATCCTAGAGATGGATGATAGAACTTCCCATTGTCCTTAAACCCTTTGGGTACTGGGaagcctggcctgggactgggTACTTCAGCAGAAAAAACACAGGGGAGACCAGAGTCAAGCCTGGGGGTCAGTGCAGTCATCAGGCAGTGGCGCCACAAGGTGGGGCAGTTTTCGCAGCTGTCTCATAGTGACTGACTTGAGCCAGTGACCTCTAAAGATAGAGTAGAGTCCAAGGAATGACCTACAAAGAGTGATGGGGACAGGCAAGAGCTGATAGCTTTGGACCAGGACCATGTTCCCTGTTTTGTGTCCATGATGTTCCCTTCCCCCTGTAGAGGGAAGGTGAGGACCATCTGGTTGTTTCTAGAAATACATGTGGATGTGTGAAAATGGAGAACTGACTGGTGGAAAGGGCGAACATGAACTGATGATGGAAGTCTGGCCTTCACGGACGATATGTGTTTGGTGGCTATTAGACCAATATTTGGGAAGAAGTCTTGCAGATACTTTCTGTCATTAGACATTCTACTTTCtgattctatgagtttgactactcgATGTACCTCATCTCAGTGGATTCCAGAGGGaatcagagagtagaatagtagttTCCAGGAGCTGGGGTCGGGGGAATAGGGTATTGTTCCATGGCTGTGTGGTTTCAGTTAGGCAGGTTGAGGAGGTTCTAGAGATCTCCTGTGCAGCTTCATGCCTATAGTTCATACAGATAAAGTGTTCCTTATGCAGAAAGTTTAAAAccaagtgttttggatttctaacttctttttttattttggaatatttgcagtaGATGTACTGGTTTAGCATCCCACATCtgaaaaatttgaaatccaaaatgctcctgTGAGAGCATCTTTTCAGCATCACATCAGTGGTCAGAAGCATTGGAttctggagcatttcagattttggatttctagaTGTGGGATGCTCAGTTTGTAACACTGTAATTTTCCCATTAAAAAGTTGTCAGGAGTTTAGACCTCATGTTATATTCTGACTCTAGTAACAAGACCCAAAAAAAATTTTGGAGGAAACTTTAAAATGTTGTCATAAGTGGAAATTTTAACTGATGTTTCAAACATCTAAGATCAATTGCTGGTAGTAGTATTTCTCTTGATACCCAATTAAGGTTTAGGTGTGGGGTGAATTCCAGCAGGATCAAATTATGCTCAAAGAAAGATGCCAAAGGTGATTTGAATTTAGGAAGTCCTTAAGTAGAAAGAGTCCCGTTAAAAGGACAGAACTGGCCAGTGTGTCAATTACATAAAGGGAGGAATGATGCCGAATTAAAAGAAGAGATGTGTGTTATGTtagtaaatatagaaagaactccCTGTTTCTAATTTCTGTGCAGAGTTAGGAAAAATGGGGAGGAGCCCAAAACAGGTATGTGAAAcgctttcttcattttctcttaaccTCAGGAAGTACAACTAGAGTTTAAGTTTGTGTGAATTAGGAAGACTCTAAGTGAGATGCCAATGGTTCATGTGTCCCCCACACGAACAACACCAACTTATGAAAATGGCATCATCAGGAGTAAACAATCATATGTGGCACAGGCAGTAAAACCATCAGATAGCAACCTCTGGCCACCTCCAACAGGTCCCCGACACCACCAGTATTCCCATTACGTGTACGTTACAGCCTTGGTAGTTGTCCcacaactacaaaatttaaaaattgctattgtcaatacaaaatgttaaatatgaagTAGAATATGTTGTCCCACTTTTTTCCCCCACTCTTTTCGAACTTTActgtttcagttttggaagtttctattgacaCATCCTCAAGCTAGGcattctttcctcagctgtgtGCATTCTACCAGTAAGCATCAAAAGCGTTCTTCATTTCTCtaacagcactttttttttttttaatttctgagacggagcctcgttctgttgcccaggctagagtgcagtggtacggtcttggcttactgcaagctccactttcggggttcacaccattttcctacctcagcctcccgtgtagctgggactacacgcgcctgccaccacgtctggctatttgtttgtatttttagtagagctggggtttcaccgtgtttgccagtatggtctcggtctcctgacctcgtgatccacctgcctcaccttcccaaagtgctgggattgcaggcgtgagccactgtgccaggccatcTCTGAGGGATTTCAATGGGTTGTTGACTTTTGAGTTTGTTCAGCTGTTTACTTACTGTTAGAACAGAGTGACAAATTTCAAGCTTGTCGTATTCCTGACGGGAAACCAGAAGTCTCTAGGAAGTGACTGGAGAATGTGAGCTCCATAGTAGGCTGAGGATGGAGTCACAAGTGAAATGGGTGAAATAAGCCCATTGGCTTTGGAGACTGCAGGCCTGTCCAGCCTCTGACTCTCTGGTGAGTCAGTGCAACGATTCCAACAGTGACACAAAATTAGCACGGTTGACTCCATCTGGCATCTATTCTCAGGTTGGCTGCCCTCACTCATTCCTGGACATAGGCCAGGCTAACCATGGTAGGAATGTAGTTTATGGTTTAACTTTGAAGAAACAATGATAATAGTTCCTCGATAAAACTAATACCCTTATTTTGCCCAGGGATTGCCTTTGTAAAACTGGTGAAAAACCATGAGAGTAAGATTATAGGAGggaactgaattctgctaaaGTGCAGGCACAGTTTCCACAATCTCTTACTGCTCAAATGTCATTTGGTCAGAGTGTACAAAATTTGTAAGTAATTGCTCcaatagataacatcactattgtagaacctgaggttggtcttttgagatgtttcttATTCTTTGCATTCTGGCAACCTGCTGACCTCATCCATACCCATGACTAATGGCTCAGTCAGTCACGCGGTCCCCACCTAGAGGCGGATTCAAGCACAAACGGATCATTTCCCTCCGCCCGCATGATTCCATCATCAAACAATCAGCACTACCCATTTTTTCGTCCTGTGTCCCtgaaactatccttgaaaatctCTAACCCGTGatccactagggaggctgatttaagtaataataaaCCTCTGTCCTCCTGTTTGGCAGACTTGGACTCGTTAaaatctttctttactgcaaatcACCATCGGgataaattgtgtttttttttgtgcAGGAGGCCAGAAGAACTTGTTTGGGAATTATAAGAGTGGATGGAGGAGCTGCCTATCCCTGTCCCACGGTGTTGTCCACAGATCAGCCTCACAAAGGGAAAGATCCCTGGATGGGGATACAGTGGAAGATCATTCTCTTAGTGACCTGGGGACATTGGCTCGAGATGAAGCTTTTCAGGAGTGGCAACTCCAGTTGATTTCTGTGCCTTTCCTATTTCCTGGGAGGTGGGCCAGGTCACAGTGTTAGCAGGAAGGGAACAGAACAATTAACCTAGTTAGAGGGAGTGTCTGGGGAAGGCCTAGGGGTGGAGGAAGAAGCTGTGCAGGACAGGGCTTGCCAGGTAGAATGAAGCGGGAGGAAGATGAGggacacagagaagcagagagagacagagacagcatGACAGTGAACAGCGGGGGCTACAGTGACTTCAGTGACCCCAGGGACCAGGTGCTCCCGTTTCCACAGTCCAGGACCAGGGAGCCCTGAAAACCCTCCAGTGGCCAAAGAGCTTCAGAATAACACATGAAGTGGGATGGCTTTAGGGGCAAGAGGAAGTGGGGGGATGAAACGTGGGTGTCAGCCTCTGAAGGACAAGGGACAGGTGTGGCGAGAATTTCCTAGGATTCTGCATCCAAGATCCAGTCTCTAAAGAGGTTATGgatcattcattccttcattcaattCCTTCATTTGTTATGTGAGAGCACCTGATGGTGTGTCTCTCACTGGACTTGAGCTGGTGCAGGGTGTGAGTGGGGAATGAAAACAAGGTCCTCTCCTTTATCCTGTCATGCCAGTGACATGGACACTTTGGGAAACAGGATTTCAGGTTCAGTGATAGGGGTTAAGATCTGAGGGGGACGCCTGGACATTTTTTGTACTGACTCTGATGGTTGAGACTGGTGATTTAGTTCTGGAGTGCAGACTAATCAGTTGACCATTTGCTCTCACTCCTCTGAGGTTTGGATGTCTAAGAAGACAGGATTTGAGCCAATAAATTACTACAGGGTCATTGGAATCCAATAAGCCCTCACTTCTGGTGGAGGAGAGGATGGGCCTGTGGCTGCAGACAGACCTCATGTGACCCTGATCtgccttttgtgtttgtgtgactCTGGTTCAGTGACTGtgccttcctgtgcctcagttttctctcagTCAAATAAGCTAAATGGCAAATGGACTGTGGCTTTTCATGCTATCTGTGAATAAATTGTAAATTCTTCACAGTCATCGGACCTAATGCTTGGCACAGTGGAGGTGTTCACACAAACAGCATTTATTGTTATTCACTTCCATGAGGGAGCACCTTTAGGTCAGATCCCTGTGGACAAGCTGCTGCCAGGtacattttctgtcttctgtttctgcttctggggaCATTAGACTATCTATGGAGTGTCCTAAGCCCCACAAGGCAGTTGGCTGATGGCCTACAAAGCTTGCCTTTCTGTCCTCTCCACTCTGAGTGTCAGGTGAAGAAAGCTCTGTCCTTGACCAGATGAGGTTCTGAGGGCTGAGCCCTGGCTAGTGAGCAGCTCCAGGAGACACAGTCGTCAGACAGCTGGTGAATCCTTTGTCCCAGTAAGACCTGCCACAACCCAGAAGTGACACACGCTTCTCAGCTTTATCTGGAGTAAGGATTTAGGGACGGGGTCTGGGGTTGAGGCTTCTTGGGCTGAGCTGCTCTGAGAGTATCTCAGGGGTCCTCTTTGGCAAAGCCCTACTCACTTCTCCAGGGTCTTTCTCAGGGTCAAGTTTATGAAGAGGGCATGAGGTGCTTGGCTGAGGCTGATCTCCTCCTGCTGAGCACCCCCCCCCATCAGACTGTCCTTCCTGTGCAGCAAGTGTCTACAGGGTCTGGAGACAGGAAAGGAATTCTGATCTGTTGAagtttgtctcctctgtgtgtgtcctgCACTAAATGCCAAAACCCCAACATGGGACATAATGCAGAGAGGGACACAGGCACAGTCCAGGCCTGACCATCCTGTGTGTGCAAAGTAGAAGTGACCCCGCCCCCCAACACCCAGGGATCATGTGGAATCACTCACCATATAAGGTGAAATGTCCAGTTACTCCTTCAGTCCTGTAACCTCGCTTTATGATTTTTACGGTGTAGGATCCTGCGTCCTTCTGGTTCACACTCTGGATCAGCAGGGATGCATTGGAATATACTCTTTCTCGTCCACTGTATGCAGGCCCAAATATAATTCTTTCAGTGTCTATTGTATATGCTGTAATGTAATTTTGGAGGTCCATTATTTGCCCTTTGTACCAGATGTAGGCAGCAGGATTCTTGGGTAAATTGTGCACAAGTAGAACAACATAATTCCCCTCAGAAATATTGGTTGGCTCAGCTTCAATTGTGACTTGGGCAGTGGTGGGCGGGTTCCAGAAGATTAAAAGTGATGCTAGGAGGTGGAGAGAGCATCAGTCAATATTGAGACGTATGTATTGGGGTGAAAAGATGGGGCCATGCGT is a genomic window containing:
- the LOC144329472 gene encoding pregnancy-specific beta-1-glycoprotein 2-like isoform X1 yields the protein MGAPSALPCTLHITWKDLLLTASLLIFWNPPTTAQVTIEAEPTNISEGNYVVLLVHNLPKNPAAYIWYKGQIMDLQNYITAYTIDTERIIFGPAYSGRERVYSNASLLIQSVNQKDAGSYTVKIIKRGYRTEGVTGHFTLYVETPKPYIYSSNLNPREGMETVTLSCDPDTPNASYLWWINGQILPISPRLQLSENNRTLILFGVTKRTAGPYECQMKSPVSSSRSDPVTLNPVYGPDKPSVLSPVKYYYYTGENIHLYCFADSNPPAEYSWTINGKFLQSGQELYIPYITTEHSGIYGCSARNSVTGSERSTYKRIKVSGKWILHLWQ
- the LOC144329472 gene encoding pregnancy-specific beta-1-glycoprotein 2-like isoform X2, with product MGAPSALPCTLHITWKDLLLTASLLIFWNPPTTAQVTIEAEPTNISEGNYVVLLVHNLPKNPAAYIWYKGQIMDLQNYITAYTIDTERIIFGPAYSGRERVYSNASLLIQSVNQKDAGSYTVKIIKRGYRTEGVTGHFTLYVETPKPYIYSSNLNPREGMETVTLSCDPDTPNASYLWWINGQILPISPRLQLSENNRTLILFGVTKRTAGPYECQMKSPVSSSRSDPVTLNPVYGPDKPSVLSPVKYYYYTGENIHLYCFADSNPPAEYSWTINGKFLQSGQELYIPYITTEHSGIYGCSARNSVTGSERSTYKRIKVSAI